One Halobaculum roseum DNA segment encodes these proteins:
- a CDS encoding DUF7344 domain-containing protein, whose translation MAQHGDDGLLAAETSEGDLSRDEIFELISNPRRRHAIRYCKMQDGPVQLADLAEQVAAWEHDKEIADVTSSERKTVYTSLQQTHLPRLDRANVIDFENGTVELTDQIRQLNIYLDIVPEGSISWGVYYLGLSLLSIVVLAALWLDFLPTDPPSVLVYPTAVVVVFAVSAVYHTYLNHRYRFEEFERP comes from the coding sequence ATGGCACAGCACGGCGATGACGGGTTGCTCGCCGCGGAGACGAGCGAGGGGGACCTCTCCCGCGATGAGATATTCGAGCTCATCAGCAATCCGCGTCGGCGCCACGCGATCCGGTACTGCAAGATGCAGGACGGGCCGGTCCAACTGGCCGACCTCGCCGAACAGGTGGCCGCGTGGGAACACGACAAGGAGATCGCGGACGTCACCTCCAGCGAGCGGAAGACGGTGTACACGTCCCTCCAGCAGACCCATCTCCCCCGGCTCGACCGGGCGAACGTCATCGACTTCGAGAACGGAACCGTCGAGTTGACCGACCAGATACGGCAGCTGAACATCTACCTCGATATCGTTCCCGAGGGATCGATCTCGTGGGGCGTGTACTATCTGGGGCTGTCCCTCCTGTCGATCGTCGTTCTGGCCGCGTTGTGGTTGGACTTTCTGCCGACCGATCCGCCGTCGGTGCTCGTGTACCCGACGGCGGTCGTGGTCGTCTTCGCCGTCTCGGCGGTCTATCACACCTACCTGAACCACCGGTACCGGTTCGAGGAGTTCGAGCGCCCCTGA